One genomic segment of Pseudodesulfovibrio sp. JC047 includes these proteins:
- a CDS encoding peptidase U32 family protein translates to MSETRTYIPELLAPAGDMEKLETAILYGADAVYLGGDGLNLRAGAGGFDKDSLALGLAKAKEAGVKAYYTLNVYPRESMMAQVREQIETLGELKPDGVIAADPGVIRLLRRELPEIPVHVSTQANTSNSESVRFWRENGAKRVNVARELRSAELTEMLEVVRKQMPNMELEVFVHGSMCMAVSGRCYMSALLNDRPGNLGECSHPCRYEYRPTSVTFEERTRPGENLWEIREEGPSPCDDFTFDTPSDDFVFDTAADADAVADPAVSIALDTERWTKFFAAEDLCLLHYLEWFARMKVASIKLEGRTKSSAYLAQVVDAYRTGLNDVALNQFQAEKYLFELVNAATRPLTTGFFDPQARGVIAEPPAPGEKHSVLARVLEPLADGKWCIQTKSRWTTSNDMELLIPGMVRPRLSSTEFSVENDLGERLDVSHPGQKHVLQCDYPGIKPGMFIRTPGLNK, encoded by the coding sequence ATGTCAGAGACTCGTACATATATACCGGAGTTACTCGCACCAGCGGGTGACATGGAAAAGTTGGAGACCGCCATTTTATATGGTGCGGATGCCGTCTATCTTGGCGGCGATGGCCTGAATCTGCGAGCGGGAGCCGGAGGTTTTGACAAGGACAGCCTCGCTCTTGGTCTGGCCAAGGCCAAAGAGGCGGGGGTCAAGGCCTATTATACCCTCAACGTCTATCCGCGTGAATCCATGATGGCGCAGGTTCGCGAGCAGATCGAAACCCTGGGTGAACTCAAGCCCGACGGCGTGATCGCGGCCGACCCCGGCGTGATTCGATTGTTACGCCGAGAACTGCCCGAGATACCCGTCCATGTGTCCACGCAGGCCAATACATCCAATTCGGAATCCGTGCGCTTCTGGCGTGAAAATGGTGCCAAACGGGTCAATGTGGCGCGTGAATTGCGTTCTGCCGAGTTGACCGAGATGCTCGAAGTCGTGCGTAAACAGATGCCGAACATGGAGCTGGAGGTGTTTGTTCACGGGTCCATGTGCATGGCTGTTTCCGGTCGCTGTTACATGTCCGCGCTTTTGAACGATCGTCCCGGTAATTTGGGTGAATGTTCCCATCCGTGCCGCTATGAATATCGGCCCACGTCCGTGACATTCGAGGAGCGGACCCGTCCCGGCGAGAATCTGTGGGAGATTCGGGAAGAAGGACCGTCCCCGTGTGATGATTTTACCTTTGATACGCCGTCTGATGATTTCGTTTTCGACACGGCAGCCGATGCTGATGCCGTGGCTGATCCAGCGGTTTCGATCGCTCTGGATACCGAGCGGTGGACAAAGTTTTTTGCGGCGGAAGATCTCTGTTTGCTGCATTATCTCGAATGGTTCGCCCGCATGAAGGTTGCGTCAATCAAGCTGGAAGGTCGGACCAAGAGTTCCGCCTATCTTGCTCAGGTGGTGGATGCCTATCGGACCGGGTTGAATGACGTTGCGCTCAATCAATTTCAGGCAGAAAAATATTTGTTTGAATTGGTCAATGCGGCCACCCGGCCTCTGACCACAGGTTTTTTTGATCCCCAGGCTCGTGGCGTTATTGCCGAACCGCCTGCCCCCGGTGAAAAACATTCGGTTTTGGCCCGGGTGCTTGAACCCCTTGCGGACGGCAAGTGGTGTATTCAGACCAAATCCCGTTGGACAACTTCCAACGATATGGAATTATTGATTCCCGGCATGGTTCGGCCACGTTTGTCATCCACCGAATTTAGTGTGGAAAATGATCTCGGCGAACGGCTCGATGTCTCCCATCCCGGTCAAAAACATGTCCTGCAATGTGACTATCCCGGAATCAAGCCCGGCATGTTCATTCGCACACCAGGATTGAATAAGTAA
- a CDS encoding AMP-binding protein has protein sequence MTRKDRTEGIYSRREVLDESERRQYYQLQLKELLSYAYRYSEDVKKRFDRAQFNVDKFRVLNDIKHIPIIKKKELIFLQSMGPRLGGLLTKDLGELQRVFLSPGPIFDPEDRSEDYWGWTEGFYAAGFRSGDLSQITFNYHLAPAGLMFEEPLRNLSCAVVPAGPGNTNSQIEIMQKLRVTGYVGTPSYLMHLAQKAEEMGLSLRKDLFLEVAFVTGEKFSEKMRSTLEKKFDCIMRQGYGTADVGCIGYECFHKNGLHLSNRAFVEICHPDTGIPLKDGEVGEIVVTAFNRTYPLIRLATGDLGYLDRSPCACGRTSPRLGGIVGRVDTTARIKGMFVYPHQVEQVMARFEEVKRWQIEVTNPGGIDEMILSIEAGQFNQEDELLHLFREKIKLRPILKVLAPGTLPPQIRPIEDKRTWD, from the coding sequence AGGTATTCCGAGGACGTCAAGAAGCGTTTTGATCGTGCTCAGTTCAATGTGGACAAGTTCCGCGTACTCAATGACATCAAGCATATCCCTATTATCAAGAAAAAAGAACTCATCTTTCTTCAGTCCATGGGACCCCGTCTTGGCGGGTTGCTGACCAAGGATTTGGGCGAATTGCAGCGTGTTTTCCTGTCGCCGGGACCGATCTTTGATCCGGAAGACCGTTCCGAAGACTACTGGGGATGGACCGAAGGCTTCTACGCCGCCGGATTCCGTTCCGGTGACCTGTCCCAGATCACCTTCAATTACCATCTCGCTCCCGCCGGGCTGATGTTCGAAGAACCCCTTCGCAATCTTTCCTGCGCCGTTGTCCCCGCCGGACCCGGTAATACCAATTCGCAGATCGAAATCATGCAGAAGTTGCGCGTGACCGGCTATGTCGGGACTCCCAGCTATCTGATGCATTTGGCTCAGAAAGCTGAAGAAATGGGTCTGTCCCTGCGGAAGGACCTGTTCCTCGAAGTCGCTTTTGTCACTGGCGAAAAATTCTCTGAAAAGATGCGCTCCACGTTGGAAAAGAAATTCGACTGCATCATGCGTCAGGGCTACGGCACGGCTGACGTTGGTTGTATCGGATACGAATGCTTCCACAAAAACGGACTGCATCTGTCCAACCGCGCCTTTGTCGAAATTTGCCATCCTGACACGGGTATCCCGCTCAAGGACGGCGAAGTCGGCGAAATCGTTGTCACCGCGTTCAATCGGACGTATCCGCTCATCCGACTCGCTACTGGCGATCTCGGCTATCTGGATCGTTCTCCTTGCGCCTGTGGCCGGACCAGCCCCCGTCTTGGTGGCATTGTCGGCCGCGTGGACACCACCGCCCGTATCAAGGGCATGTTTGTCTACCCGCACCAGGTCGAACAGGTCATGGCACGTTTCGAAGAGGTCAAGCGTTGGCAGATCGAAGTCACCAACCCCGGTGGCATCGATGAAATGATTTTGTCCATCGAAGCAGGACAGTTCAATCAGGAAGACGAGCTGTTGCACCTGTTCCGTGAAAAAATCAAACTGCGCCCGATTCTCAAGGTGCTTGCTCCTGGGACGCTGCCTCCGCAGATCCGACCCATCGAAGACAAGCGCACCTGGGACTAA